One Fusarium falciforme chromosome 12, complete sequence DNA window includes the following coding sequences:
- a CDS encoding PAD domain-containing protein, whose protein sequence is MRHLSLTGLILSLQPLVAHCALINPDIRADTNRDGVVDLAGDSDAINKAVWSDARGAIFLPNVGDKELRCSNTDRNGIPLSNEELSWCNDASGHLLLAPEYLAPLRTVPLANISDDAFAHVYATPREAYERVRIFYLEDAQQPNSTTSWRLVNKQLNFNATQLRDGLVLGIDGREFVTEAEVWDGHVTVHFDVYNTPGSKDYVRDSVALKVAPVLTHHPLQRVETLVSTFANDSEPIQQYFVQQLDDARSVAGIENPLWLFNQSSDIWAQDIVEPAYASMPGPNGPIAIRIMLRSAQSTRTGGRQVFEQLRGPGIGGFQPADGPGIGFSSSGFGYHTINSYGNLETIPPHRSKDGTLYKTGRVIQGKHFEEFPAQAVRNLIFGNGVQSTLFLETGWLVVGHVDEFVQFLPFDNDLGFTIGIASPDVGIKILSDAQAAGHGNASAISFDAQPQIERFDAEEPPFLNLSVSNLLDNKTFIEVNRYAQKWIDYNLDILLSEIPLDREDVVHVPALYRDQSGYGPWIRPDGLDYYWPPVHKDEYQLGAFIPAPINGIVIGNHYLSPNPFGPIINGVDVIAQAVTEAYTRAGMNVTFVDDYYSHHMRGGEIHCGSNTLRETDVEWWQ, encoded by the coding sequence ATGAGACACCTTTCTCTCACTGGGCTGATTCTCAGCCTGCAGCCTCTCGTTGCACACTGCGCTCTGATCAACCCGGACATCCGAGCGGACACGAACCGTGATGGCGTGGTTGATCTGGCAGGCGACTCGGATGCAATCAACAAGGCTGTTTGGAGCGATGCGAGAGGCGCCATCTTTCTCCCCAACGTTGGTGACAAAGAATTGCGCTGTTCCAACACCGATCGCAACGGAATACCCTTGAGCAACGAGGAGCTGTCCTGGTGCAATGACGCATCAGGCCATCTTCTGCTTGCTCCAGAGTATCTTGCTCCTCTCAGGACTGTCCCTCTTGCCAACATATCGGATGATGCTTTCGCGCATGTCTACGCTACTCCTCGCGAAGCATATGAAAGGGTCCGTATCTTTTATTTGGAAGATGCGCAGCAACCAAACTCGACAACTTCTTGGAGGCTGGTGAACAAGCAGCTCAACTTCAACGCAACCCAGCTGCGAGATGGCCTGGTTCTCGGAATCGACGGCCGCGAATTTGTTACCGAGGCTGAAGTCTGGGATGGCCATGTTACCGTCCACTTTGACGTATACAACACGCCTGGTTCCAAAGACTATGTTCGCGACTCGGTCGCTCTCAAGGTGGCCCCAGTCCTTACCCATCACCCGCTCCAGCGTGTCGAGACACTCGTCAGCACATTCGCAAACGACTCTGAGCCCATTCAGCAGTACTTTGTTCAACAACTGGATGATGCTCGCTCCGTCGCCGGTATTGAGAACCCTCTGTGGTTGTTCAATCAGTCCTCTGATATCTGGGCCCAGGATATTGTTGAGCCAGCTTATGCCAGCATGCCAGGCCCCAATGGTCCCATTGCTATCCGAATCATGCTTCGATCAGCGCAGTCCACTCGAACTGGTGGTCGTCAAGTCTTTGAACAGCTTCGAGGCCCCGGCATCGGCGGGTTTCAACCGGCAGATGGTCCAGGAATCGGCTTTTCATCTTCTGGGTTTGGCTACCATACTATCAACAGCTACGGCAACCTTGAGACTATTCCTCCTCACCGGAGCAAGGATGGCACTCTCTACAAAACTGGTCGAGTCATTCAAGGCAAGCACTTTGAAGAGTTTCCAGCCCAAGCTGTCCGGAACCTCATTTTTGGTAATGGAGTGCAATCGACCCTTTTCCTGGAGACTGGTTGGTTGGTAGTCGGGCACGTCGATGAATTTGTCCAATTCTTGCCTTTTGACAACGACTTGGGCTTCACAATTGGAATCGCCAGTCCAGATGTCGGCATCAAGATCTTGAGCGATGCTCAAGCTGCCGGCCACGGCAACGCATCAGCCATCAGCTTCGATGCCCAGCCCCAGATTGAACGTTTCGATGCCGAGGAGCCGCCTTTCTTGAACTTGTCCGTTTCCAATCTCTTAGATAACAAGACGTTTATCGAGGTGAACAGATACGCCCAGAAATGGATCGATTACAACCTCGATATTCTCTTGTCCGAGATTCCTCTTGACAGGGAGGATGTTGTCCACGTCCCTGCGCTCTACCGTGACCAATCTGGGTATGGACCTTGGATCCGACCTGATGGACTGGACTACTACTGGCCCCCAGTCCACAAAGATGAATATCAACTGGGTGCCTTCATTCCGGCACCCATCAACGGCATTGTTATTGGAAATCACTACTTGAGTCCTAACCCATTTGGCCCGATTATCAACGGTGTCGATGTTATCGCTCAAGCGGTTACAGAAGCGTACACCCGTGCTGGGATGAACGTCACGTTTGTCGATGATTATTATAGCCACCATATGCGTGGTGGTGAGATTCACTGCGGGTCCAACACCCTGAGGGAAACTGATGTGGAATGGTGGCAGTAG